The sequence below is a genomic window from Bombus fervidus isolate BK054 chromosome 2, iyBomFerv1, whole genome shotgun sequence.
GTTTTACCCTAAAAACTTCCAGCGATTACGCCAGCCCTTCTACCCGATCTCCAATCCGGGAGATCCATCTGATACCATAATCCTTTCACCCTCGGTCCAACGCATACATCACGCTAAATTGCCCAAGGCGTTCGAGTATAAAGTCTTAATCATCGATAAAACGATTCGAATAGGTGATATATCCCGCGCGTTCGTTTCTGCCAGCACAGGTGCCTATTACAAGAAATAGAATGGTCCAATAAAGGTTTCCATGGTCGACGATACGCAGTGGAAAAGCCAACGAAGTTGTTGGCGAATAAGGTGCTCCGGGGACATTACCTCGAAAAAGGGACTGTTCCCGGCAATCGAGCTCAACCCGTAACGATCCCCATTGGCAATTTCTTCTCGTTAGGTCGCTGCATCGCTTTCAACGATAAATCCGCGAGCATCCTGTGGAACACGCGCGGGGTGGGCTGACTTAAATGGACACACGTGTACGTAATAATCCGTGCACACGTGCGAGGAGGAGGCGGCCCTTCGGATGGTCGTCCTCGTCGAGGCAAGGAGAGGACAGGGCTGGTAGTGGTCGCACGATGTATCGTTGTAGGAGTTCGCCAAGTTCCCGTATTGATCGTGTGTCCCCTGTCCCGGGTCGCGTGCGCGCTCCTGGGAACCTCGAGACCACGGAATACCCACGGGAACTGATTCCGTCCGAGCGCGTGTGCCCCCGGCCCGGCTGGCTCTCTCATCCCTTCGGCCACTCGAGTTTGCTTCGTATTCATACGGGGAGATGGGGAGGAAGCACCGTAGggagatagaaagagagagagagaaagagagagatgaTAAAGAGGGTGGCGGACGACTAGTCGACGCAAACCACCAGGCTGGATACACGCGTGTGTACGCGCTAATAAACGAAAGTGGAAGCTGACTCACGGCAGCGCAACCCTCCTACGCGGGTTAAAAGAGCTGATCAATGCTGGGGATAAGGAGCGAACTCGTACTCCGCAACCGTCACCTTGCGAGCGTGTAACGACGCTTAAGTGACCGATATGACTTCTGCTCGCCCACGCGTACTTCAATCACGAGATACCGAGGAGGCGGAGAGTTTGATAGGTTGGAGGCTTGAGGGGTGGATTCTGGTTGTTACGAATTTgatgattaataaaatgtgAATATGGTcgatcaaatgaaatttttaatactattaaatattaagaacGGAGAAAGCTAATTGAATATGTAGTCGTAAAGATACAAGCGTAGaagtatttatttcaattttttcggTTATAGTACGTGATATAAATGAGTTTCTGCAGCTACACgcttgttttctttctttttattcatcTTGATTCACTCATTTTACTCGTATTATAAAAGTGGTAAACACTAGTGCGCGGTTTTGTGACATCATACTTATCGGGGAAAGAACTTACATCGTACGTGAATGATAAGACTGGGAAAGTAAATGTCAAAGAATATAATGcagcaatttaaaaaatgccgTCGTCACTTGATAAAGTTCGGTAGTACGGACTGTAATATCCTTTCGTAGCTCCTGTACATTCGTTCGAAAGAATTGCAACGAAATTTGCAACGAAACAACGAGCAACTATGCACGCAATCGAGGTTTCTTTGAAGCAActgttatatatgtatacccGTCTGTGTGTATgcatgtgtatatgtatgtctGTAAAGGCAAATTCTACGATGTCGTGTGTTACAAGAGAATCCTTGcaatcttctctttttctctaaattGACTCGAAGCAACtcgtgttttatttttaatacgttcGCAGAATGGCATACTGTAGCCCTTTCGATTTTCTATTGTACGAGAGATTGTAACAAGGTAAGGACAAGAACTCGAGACAAGTAACTCATGGTACTACTAAACATGAGTGATCAAATATTCCTTGATAGAGTCTTTATCCCTGGCAAGCCATGCCGCGTTCAATCTGATGGATTCGGCGCTCTGCTGGACTGTTCTTTCGGTTCCTGGTGTCGGGTGGTTCTTGAAGAATTCCTCGACATCTTTGGCTCGTTCCTCGGTAACGAAATTCTCCGTGGTGAATTTCACCAATCTCGAAATCAAGAAACCGCCACCGTATCGATCGAGCAGGGTCTTCCAATTTTCCTTGAAAAAGTCCCAAGCCATTACGCGGCCTTTGTAAGTCATTGCCACCGACATGATAGCAAACACTGTGTCCTGAGCTCTGACTTCGTCGCTCATAGCGAAATCCAGAACCTTTGCCAACAAGGTTTCATCTTTGATCGCACCTAGCGCTCTCAGTATTCTGTCTTTCTCTTCGTGCAAATCTGCCTCTCGATAAAGCCTCAACATGGTTTCATAAGTGTCGGCATCACCAACAGAGAGTACAGCCCTGTAAACAGGGCTACGTAAATCGGCAGCGAGTAGCGTGATGCCAGAAACGTGTAACTCAAATCTCTTTTTCGCTTCTTGTATAGTATCCTCGTCGTTCAATGCTGCCATACGACCTAGAACAAGGGATCGTAGAAGGGTGTCCAGATGACATTCATTAGGTTTAGGATCCCAGCCTAGTTTGTTGGTGATGTCGCGCATCAAGTTACGTCCAAACGCTTTGAACGAGTCCTCGAAATCCAAGTGAGACACGAGAACTCCGATTTTTCCTAGGCTATTGACTATACTAGACCATACAGTGAAATTGTCTTCGTGTTGAAACGCTTGCATAAGTTGAAGTACTTCTACGGTAGAAGCATGACCAGCTTGTACCATAGCAAATAGATCGTCCAGTAGACCCAGTCTATCTAAGGGAGGTAACGCGTGAGCTTTGACTGCCGGTAACAAGAGAGACAATGCTTCTGGGCTATAGTGAGTCCTGTAGAAACCGATCGTTCCAGGGTTGATCTTTACCCAGTGATCTTCAGGAACGTTTTTAACTCGAAATTCTTTCGTCTTCTCGTCGAACAAAGCGTTAAGTACACACTCCTCTGGATTCTTCGACGTACTTATGCTAATTGGTATGATCCACAAACTGTTTCCGGTATCCACGGAACCATCAGCTAGGAATCTTTCCtgagacagagacagaattCGATCACTGCCTTCTTGACGATGTTGAACTCTGACAACAGGGAATCCTTGCTGCTCGGTCCAAGTAGACATCACGCTGCGTACGTCCTTATTACTGGCTTCCTCCAGAGCTTCCCATAGATCGCCAGTTTCCGCATTGGCATAGCTGTGCTTTTTCAAGTAGAGATTCATACCCTTTCGAAAGTCGTCGTCTCCAATGTAGGAATGCAGCATTCGAATAACACATGCCCCTTTATTGTAAGAAATGTCATCAAAGATCTCATCGATTTCCGACGGGTGACCAACAGGTACCTCGATCGGATGGCTGTTCTTTAAAGCGTCAAGTTCTAATGCTCTGATATACGTGTCTGTCACAAATTGAGTCCAAATATCGTATTCGGGAAACAGATGAGCAACGCATAAGAATTCCACAAACGAAGCGTATCCTTCGTTTAACCATAAATGCGTCCACCATTCCATGGTTACGAGATTTCCAAACCATTGATGCGCCAGTTCGTGCGCTACAACTAAAGCGATCCACTGTTTCCGCACAGCGGATGTGTTTTGTGGATCTACTAAAAGACAAGTTTCTCGATATGTAACTAGACCCCAATTTTCCATAGCTCCGGATGAGAAATCAGCAATCGCGATAAGATCAATTTTTGGCAGTGGATAAGCAATTCCAAAGTACGTTTTATAATATGGCAATACTTTGGTTGCTACTTCCAGAGCAAACTGTCCTTGTTCTTTCTTCGATTTCGGGGTGTACACGCGTACTAGTACACCATCGCTCGATTTGTCTTCTATGTAATCGAATTCACCAACTACCACTGCTACTAAATATGTCGACATGATTGGTGTCCTCTCAAATACTAAAGTCTCGACCGATTCATTTGTTACCTTGCTTTTGATAGgctataacaaataaataaatatttcttctaaaattatgtatatatttaataacattaatgtttatttaaaaaagaaaacaaaagaaaaaataaataaaaccacATGTGCTAGGCGCTGCTTACCATATTGGAAAGTGCTGTAAGACCTGACGGTACATTTAGAGTAATATCAAACGTGGCTTTGTGTGCTGGTTCATCCCAGCATGGGAAGCAACGTCTAGCATCTGTTGGCTCGAATTGAGTTACAGCTGCATGTTCAACAGTTCCATTGGTCCTGCAAACACATAAAAGATCcttgttattttaaaaatgccAATCATTGCTTACCATATTTGATAAACCAACAAGTGACATATCACGAGGAAGCACAAGTTGTATAGTAAAAGTAGCTTTTAATGATGGTTCATCCCAACAGGGAAAAAGTCT
It includes:
- the Psa gene encoding puromycin-sensitive aminopeptidase isoform X1, with the protein product MSSVEKKPFRRLPTDVQPYHYNIVLSPNLKTFVFDGKEDVHIDVKSSTDTIVLNSLDIDIKSVIFNDNDGKVIPTKQIEVCSPEETATLVFEEKLPMGRSGYLSLEFVGEINDKMKGFYRSKYIGTNGTVEHAAVTQFEPTDARRCFPCWDEPAHKATFDITLNVPSGLTALSNMPIKSKVTNESVETLVFERTPIMSTYLVAVVVGEFDYIEDKSSDGVLVRVYTPKSKKEQGQFALEVATKVLPYYKTYFGIAYPLPKIDLIAIADFSSGAMENWGLVTYRETCLLVDPQNTSAVRKQWIALVVAHELAHQWFGNLVTMEWWTHLWLNEGYASFVEFLCVAHLFPEYDIWTQFVTDTYIRALELDALKNSHPIEVPVGHPSEIDEIFDDISYNKGACVIRMLHSYIGDDDFRKGMNLYLKKHSYANAETGDLWEALEEASNKDVRSVMSTWTEQQGFPVVRVQHRQEGSDRILSLSQERFLADGSVDTGNSLWIIPISISTSKNPEECVLNALFDEKTKEFRVKNVPEDHWVKINPGTIGFYRTHYSPEALSLLLPAVKAHALPPLDRLGLLDDLFAMVQAGHASTVEVLQLMQAFQHEDNFTVWSSIVNSLGKIGVLVSHLDFEDSFKAFGRNLMRDITNKLGWDPKPNECHLDTLLRSLVLGRMAALNDEDTIQEAKKRFELHVSGITLLAADLRSPVYRAVLSVGDADTYETMLRLYREADLHEEKDRILRALGAIKDETLLAKVLDFAMSDEVRAQDTVFAIMSVAMTYKGRVMAWDFFKENWKTLLDRYGGGFLISRLVKFTTENFVTEERAKDVEEFFKNHPTPGTERTVQQSAESIRLNAAWLARDKDSIKEYLITHV
- the Psa gene encoding puromycin-sensitive aminopeptidase isoform X2; its protein translation is MSSVEKKPFRRLPTDVQPYHYNIVLSPNLKTFVFDGKEDVHIDVKSSTDTIVLNSLDIDIKSVIFNDNDGKVIPTKQIEVCSPEETATLVFEEKLPMGRSGYLSLEFVGEINDKMKGFYRSKYIGQNKYYAVTYLCPTSARRLFPCWDEPSLKATFTIQLVLPRDMSLVGLSNMPIKSKVTNESVETLVFERTPIMSTYLVAVVVGEFDYIEDKSSDGVLVRVYTPKSKKEQGQFALEVATKVLPYYKTYFGIAYPLPKIDLIAIADFSSGAMENWGLVTYRETCLLVDPQNTSAVRKQWIALVVAHELAHQWFGNLVTMEWWTHLWLNEGYASFVEFLCVAHLFPEYDIWTQFVTDTYIRALELDALKNSHPIEVPVGHPSEIDEIFDDISYNKGACVIRMLHSYIGDDDFRKGMNLYLKKHSYANAETGDLWEALEEASNKDVRSVMSTWTEQQGFPVVRVQHRQEGSDRILSLSQERFLADGSVDTGNSLWIIPISISTSKNPEECVLNALFDEKTKEFRVKNVPEDHWVKINPGTIGFYRTHYSPEALSLLLPAVKAHALPPLDRLGLLDDLFAMVQAGHASTVEVLQLMQAFQHEDNFTVWSSIVNSLGKIGVLVSHLDFEDSFKAFGRNLMRDITNKLGWDPKPNECHLDTLLRSLVLGRMAALNDEDTIQEAKKRFELHVSGITLLAADLRSPVYRAVLSVGDADTYETMLRLYREADLHEEKDRILRALGAIKDETLLAKVLDFAMSDEVRAQDTVFAIMSVAMTYKGRVMAWDFFKENWKTLLDRYGGGFLISRLVKFTTENFVTEERAKDVEEFFKNHPTPGTERTVQQSAESIRLNAAWLARDKDSIKEYLITHV